One genomic segment of Paenibacillus sp. FSL H8-0332 includes these proteins:
- a CDS encoding STM4012 family radical SAM protein produces MTSIRQSLHHTNQDGHPPFSAGELQQWTEQITAHPYRNYLYSYPHKTAYREFASPLPLEELWRDEPAESLFLYMHIPFCGARCGFCNLFTLPDKRANVHAEYVDALERQARQWAAFTRHKPYARFAIGGGTPSLLAPAQLNRLFSIATDIMGVDLGTTSISVETSPETLTEEKLTILKEHTVDRVSMGIQSFVAAESAAIYRPQDPEVVYRALELLGQFDFPILNLDLIYGLPGQTVDSWLYSLNQALLHEPEEIFLYPLYTREHTIVKPGDLVNQLDIRHECYEAARAVLAERGYRQYSMRRFAKEDAGTGKDILDYSCQEEGMVGLGCGARSYTRNVHYASRYGVSRKATESIIADYVAAEHYNTADYGIVLSLDEQKRRFILKAILHSEGLTIADYNQRFGTKLWEDHPELGLLVQSGFATDDEGILRLTPDGLGYSDSIGDWFISGEIREQMQEFIVP; encoded by the coding sequence ATGACGTCCATCCGGCAATCTCTGCATCACACGAACCAAGACGGACACCCTCCCTTCTCCGCTGGGGAGCTTCAGCAATGGACGGAGCAGATCACGGCCCATCCTTACCGCAATTATCTCTATTCCTATCCGCACAAAACCGCTTACCGCGAGTTCGCGTCCCCCCTTCCTTTAGAGGAGCTGTGGCGGGATGAGCCTGCGGAGAGTTTGTTCTTATATATGCATATTCCGTTCTGCGGCGCGCGCTGCGGCTTCTGCAACCTGTTCACGCTGCCTGATAAAAGAGCGAATGTACACGCCGAATACGTGGATGCGCTGGAACGGCAGGCCCGGCAGTGGGCAGCCTTCACCCGTCACAAGCCTTACGCACGCTTCGCCATCGGCGGCGGGACGCCCAGTCTTCTGGCTCCTGCGCAGCTGAACCGGCTGTTCAGCATTGCTACGGATATTATGGGAGTGGATCTGGGGACCACCTCCATCTCCGTGGAGACCTCACCCGAGACGCTGACGGAGGAGAAGCTGACGATTCTGAAGGAGCATACGGTGGACCGGGTCAGCATGGGCATCCAGAGCTTCGTAGCCGCCGAGTCGGCTGCGATTTACCGCCCGCAGGACCCCGAGGTGGTGTACCGTGCGCTGGAGTTGCTAGGGCAGTTTGATTTTCCTATCCTCAATCTGGATCTGATCTACGGACTCCCGGGGCAGACGGTGGACTCCTGGCTCTATTCGCTGAATCAGGCGCTGCTGCATGAACCGGAGGAAATCTTCCTCTATCCGCTCTACACCCGTGAGCATACGATTGTGAAGCCGGGCGACCTGGTGAACCAGCTGGATATCCGTCATGAATGCTATGAAGCGGCACGTGCTGTGCTGGCAGAGCGTGGCTACCGCCAATACTCGATGCGCAGATTCGCCAAGGAGGATGCCGGGACCGGCAAGGATATTCTTGATTACAGCTGCCAGGAGGAAGGGATGGTCGGCCTCGGGTGCGGCGCGCGTTCCTATACCCGGAATGTGCATTATGCCTCCCGCTACGGCGTCAGCCGCAAGGCTACGGAGAGCATCATCGCGGATTATGTTGCCGCAGAGCATTATAATACAGCCGATTATGGAATCGTGCTGAGCCTGGACGAGCAGAAACGGCGGTTCATTCTAAAAGCAATCCTGCACAGCGAAGGGCTGACGATTGCGGACTATAACCAGCGGTTCGGGACTAAGCTATGGGAGGACCATCCTGAGCTTGGCCTTTTGGTACAGAGCGGGTTCGCCACGGATGATGAGGGTATTCTGCGGCTGACTCCAGATGGGCTGGGCTACTCCGACTCCATCGGTGACTGGTTCATCTCCGGTGAGATCAGGGAGCAGATGCAGGAGTTCATCGTGCCATGA
- a CDS encoding STM4013/SEN3800 family hydrolase: MTDMNAIVGTHDILMITLDTLRYDAAVLEEANCPNLCGSGSWEQRHTPGSFTYAAHHAFFGGFLPTPANTNKAEHVRLFHSRNTGMKTHPHTWLFDTPDMVSGLAAAGYQTVCIGGVIFFSKKVPLARVLPGYFQQSYWRMTFGVTNPRSTEHQVNHALKLLGNTPLDQRLFLFMNVSAIHGPNHMFLPGARKDSVESQRAALRYADGELGRLFDAFRGRGNPVFCLAFSDHGTAYGEDGYQGHRLAHDTVWNVPYREFIL; the protein is encoded by the coding sequence ATGACCGATATGAATGCCATTGTCGGCACCCACGATATCTTAATGATCACACTCGATACTCTGCGCTACGATGCGGCTGTGCTGGAGGAGGCGAATTGTCCCAATCTGTGCGGCAGCGGCTCCTGGGAGCAGCGGCATACCCCTGGCAGCTTCACTTATGCGGCCCATCATGCCTTCTTCGGCGGCTTCTTACCCACTCCGGCTAACACGAATAAGGCTGAGCATGTACGGCTGTTCCACTCCAGGAATACCGGGATGAAGACCCATCCCCATACCTGGCTGTTCGATACTCCGGATATGGTGTCGGGGCTGGCAGCGGCGGGTTATCAGACGGTGTGTATCGGGGGCGTAATCTTTTTCAGCAAAAAAGTGCCCCTCGCCCGCGTCCTCCCCGGTTATTTCCAGCAGAGCTACTGGCGGATGACCTTCGGGGTCACGAACCCGCGCTCCACGGAGCATCAGGTGAATCATGCGCTCAAGCTACTCGGCAACACCCCGCTGGACCAGCGGCTGTTCCTGTTCATGAATGTCTCGGCGATCCATGGCCCGAACCATATGTTCCTGCCGGGCGCGCGCAAAGATTCAGTGGAAAGCCAGCGTGCAGCGCTGCGTTATGCCGACGGGGAGCTTGGGCGTCTGTTCGATGCGTTCCGGGGGCGCGGCAACCCTGTCTTCTGTCTAGCCTTCTCCGACCACGGCACGGCTTATGGCGAAGACGGCTATCAGGGCCATCGGCTGGCGCATGACACGGTATGGAATGTTCCGTACCGGGAATTTATTTTATAG